GAAGAAACAGAACGAAGCAGGCTcataaataagtcattttattttggctttctttttaaagactATATACTTATCAACTATTCATAACAACAAATTGAATTGTTAAATACTGTACACAGCATACTGTATTCTCCCAGTGCATGTCTTCACCACAGCAGAGAAGTTATTTCTTGATAATCttcattcagttttattattCCTAATAAGACATACGAATACCTTAAGATTAAATAGTATCAGTGTatgatgtaaacatttttttgacatttaagtcAAAAGCAACATTGTGTTGGCAAGGTTTTGTgagcaggagggagaggaggaaaaaaaagtatatttcaaTGACCGTTTGACCTTAGCAGTTTTCCCAACCGTGTTCAATACCAAGGGTTACTTCAATACATTTGCTACATTTACTATACCGTCCTGATGCTTCTTGAATAATCTACAACAtaaaaattcatacattttcttgGCTGCCAGCAGCCAGAGTCTCTCAGACCACACCCACTGCAACCATGTAAGGCAGGAATGCATGAGCAGAACAGGAAAGTCTGTGTCAGGTAGGTAAACCCTGCGCTGTCTTTGTAATGCATTTGTATTAACAGGTTAGCCAAGCATCTCTGTGATCTACGATCTGCTGATCTCTATTTAAGGATATCCGGTTAGAACTGATTTTGTGTTACTCTTAATTGAAAGGGGACAGAGCATTCGCCGTCAGGGCCCCGAGGCTCTGGCACTATCTGCCTGAGGAATTCAGGTCCGCTGAGTCAGTGATctcttttaatttcctttttaaaacatacttttgTCAGAGAGCCTTTCCCAACTTCCTCTGAACTATCTTTTGTTTCCTCAATTTTACatgcaaattttgtttttttcttgagctgttgtcttttaaaatatgttgattTTATGACTTGTGgggttttattttgctgccaTGTGGAGCACTTtgtaacactgttttttaaaagtgctctaaaataaaaactgtgtttgGGTCACATACGGAGCCTCATCTTTTATATATTCAGATTTTGCCTTTACTAATGGGAAATATGCGATACATAGGGTTAATATCAAAGGGAGGTAGTACTTGAGGCAAATTAACTCCAAGCAATGACTCACAGCTTGACCAAAAAGAAGCTCCTCCAACTATTTGATGGAATTTCAGTAAAGAGTACATTCACTTAATGTTCGACAGGCCGATTTCCGTGCAACAAAACAGACCtggacactgaaaaaaaaccaaaaaacaatcactgtTTTAGAGGGCTGTGTTCAAAAGCAGGTGCTGCAACTAAGCAGAGCACAGTAACAAGTATAGTTGACAGTTTTCTACCAATCGTAGAAAGTTGTTTACTAAAGTCTCACACAACACTTTTCCAACTGCTGTTCACATGCACGTTTGCACAAACACGTCCACGcacatcatacacacactcactgactaCACCATTTAAGCTGCACTAGACATTCCAATGGAAACATGCGTAGCTACCAGTTATGTACCCAACTCTGAGTACAAAATGTACCATGAGGGAAATTTACACAGATATAGTGGCCTAAGACTTCATCAAGGCAGGAAAACCATATCAGTGTGTTAATAGCAAACAGAAAAGAGATTTGTGTGCTAGCATCCTTCATTTCGTTACAAAATTAATTAGCATTTAGACTTCATATATTGCGTGATACATGGTTATGTTACTGACCTTTTGTCCCCTGTGAGACACAAAAGCAGCGTCATCTCACAAAACATCCTCAACCTTCCAGAAAACACTGAGCACATGAGGTTCAAGGCCCGCTTGTACCCTCTGACtgtaccataaaaaaaaaaaacagcacaatgtTGGatgttgtgaaataaaactcaTATCAAAAATAAGCTCTACAATGTTGAATCTCGCCCACGATCTATAGTCTGAGATACAGTTTCTTTTAGTATCTCAGCTGTGATTCCAACATTACCAGTAACTGAATACAGTGCGCACATACCCTGTGTGTTCAGAATACataggggttaaaaaaaaaaaaaagtaaaagcagcagtTTTTCAAGTGGTTTTTGCTCATGTACAGTAGAGTCCTCTGCTACTTCCACTATAACTTTTCAAACTAAATCCACATGTGCTTTCCTCCGGGTGTGACAGTCCCAGTCTGAGTCTGATGCGTCTGTACTGCGAGCTGTGGGGCTGTCCATGACTCGTAGAAGTCTCTCCACGCAAGGTGAGTCCACGTATGCGGGCCGCTGAGGCAGGAGATAGTAATGTGTGGTGCTGGCTTTCTTGCCGTTCTCTATAATGGGGAGGATGCAGGGGGAGCCCTCGCTGTTCTGTCTCTGTAAACCCCGACTTACGTACTTCGGATCTGGTGCAAAGCTTTGGGTTGGGGGCATGACGCCGTTTATGTATGTCGGGAGGCTCTTGGGGCTGGGGGTACGGGAGCTGCCTCTGGACAAAGGTTCCCGCGGGGGCACCTTGGGTGGCTTGTCGTCGTCGCTGTAAGCTCCAGACGAGACCTCTGCTGACCAGCGGCGGTAGTCTCCTGTCTTGATTGTTCGTGGCGGGATGGGGGGCGGCACCTCAGGCTTATCCATGCTTTGTGTGTGGCGTTTGTGGCACGTGAGGCGCAACAGTGACGGCTTGTTAAAGGATCCAGCTGGGCCGGAGTGCGAGCGCCGCAGCCTCCTCTGAGCTTTGTCCTGCTGTCTCTGACAGACCACCGGCTCAGGCGGCTCCTGTCGCTGCTGCTCGTACTGTTCCCGCACTTCCTGTGGatgatgatgctgctgctgctgctggggctGCTTTGGGCTTTGTAATGGTCCGTCATAGTAAGCATAGTTAATCTGCCCGCAGTCTCTGAAGCTCCTTCGACTGGGGACTCCGTATCGAAAAGGAGATGATTTGTGACACTGTTCAGACACCAGGCAGCGGCTGTCGTCCGAACTTGTGAAAAATTCTACCTCGCTGTCCATAGCCTGCTCAGGGgagatgtctgtgtgtggaggGATGGGGGGCAGAGGCTTGGAGCATCTGCCTGGCGTCTGTGGTGGACTGCTGCACTCGTACACCGAGAGCCTCTGGAATGAAGGGACCACCTGGTCGTCATCAGCAGGACTTGGGGTGGACGGTTCAGCGCTGCAGGACAGGGAGAGATGTGGGGGTCGGGATTTCTTTGGAGGTAATCTCTGCGAGCTgggactgtgtttgtgttctgtcagagaggaaaaaaaaccatcacattaGAGGCACAGTATTATTAATAAAGGTTTTAGTGACAATCATAATTTACTCCTCCAATGGACATCTtgcatgggtggattatgagacaaacTGGACACAGATAAACAAAAAGCTCCACCACCTCTGCaacataggagcaagacacacagtcTCAGTagtggttttgcctcttttaatATTGTTGTCTGCGTCTCTTTGCCGTCATTTTTGTGTGgtaattttgtcactttttgagatcattttgtctttttgaagtaattttgtgtcttttttggtcgtttggtgtgtctttgtagtGGTTTTACCtctcttatttt
This DNA window, taken from Plectropomus leopardus isolate mb chromosome 2, YSFRI_Pleo_2.0, whole genome shotgun sequence, encodes the following:
- the errfi1a gene encoding ERBB receptor feedback inhibitor 1a isoform X2, coding for MDTAQTDHSSRAQHKGPPPPSLSYEKHKHSPSSQRLPPKKSRPPHLSLSCSAEPSTPSPADDDQVVPSFQRLSVYECSSPPQTPGRCSKPLPPIPPHTDISPEQAMDSEVEFFTSSDDSRCLVSEQCHKSSPFRYGVPSRRSFRDCGQINYAYYDGPLQSPKQPQQQQQHHHPQEVREQYEQQRQEPPEPVVCQRQQDKAQRRLRRSHSGPAGSFNKPSLLRLTCHKRHTQSMDKPEVPPPIPPRTIKTGDYRRWSAEVSSGAYSDDDKPPKVPPREPLSRGSSRTPSPKSLPTYINGVMPPTQSFAPDPKYVSRGLQRQNSEGSPCILPIIENGKKASTTHYYLLPQRPAYVDSPCVERLLRVMDSPTARSTDASDSDWDCHTRRKAHVDLV
- the errfi1a gene encoding ERBB receptor feedback inhibitor 1a isoform X1 is translated as MRPECAWSMSTVGLTAQEISFPIENPFLRGSYCHSMAGSKPSWNYRHELDNFYFTMDTAQTDHSSRAQHKGPPPPSLSYEKHKHSPSSQRLPPKKSRPPHLSLSCSAEPSTPSPADDDQVVPSFQRLSVYECSSPPQTPGRCSKPLPPIPPHTDISPEQAMDSEVEFFTSSDDSRCLVSEQCHKSSPFRYGVPSRRSFRDCGQINYAYYDGPLQSPKQPQQQQQHHHPQEVREQYEQQRQEPPEPVVCQRQQDKAQRRLRRSHSGPAGSFNKPSLLRLTCHKRHTQSMDKPEVPPPIPPRTIKTGDYRRWSAEVSSGAYSDDDKPPKVPPREPLSRGSSRTPSPKSLPTYINGVMPPTQSFAPDPKYVSRGLQRQNSEGSPCILPIIENGKKASTTHYYLLPQRPAYVDSPCVERLLRVMDSPTARSTDASDSDWDCHTRRKAHVDLV